GTTTTATCATTTGCCCAAATGTAGGAGTATAGATATTTATAATTCTACAAAAAGGAGTAACCTCGTTAGTATATGGTTAGCTATATTTTCAAAGAGTGCAGCATGACCTTGTCAAACAACTACATGAGCAGAAAGGCCCAAGACACCATCTTCTAGGTTCAGGAAGATGAGTAATAGATTGGAGAAGGTCTACAGGATCTTCTATAGTATCTGGATCCCAATGTGACACACTTGGTCTAGGTTTTGGGGATAAATACTGACAGTCAGGCTCCAATATTTGTGCAGTAAATATTTTCACAGTACACTGCAAATGCAAGAGATATATCAATGTACATGCGATATGATACATGAAAGTCCAAATACACATTTCTTAGCGCTTCACATACTCTCCTTTGTAAACATGGAAGCAAAATtatatttaggaaaaaaaaatgacatttctTATAAGAACCACAAGTGGTTTTTGCACTCACCTTAGTGAAGATATTAAGATCTTCCACACATGCTGCATTGCTAGGATCTACATTCCTATACTCACCCTTGCATTTGTTTTTAGTTGACTAGAAAAAACCAAAGTATCACAAATTTTAGTAGGATATTTTTGAAAGAGAGAGTTGAACATGTAAGAAAGTAACATATATTCCAGCAGGTGAAACTGCAAAAGAATTCCCATTGCCTGCAACCTAAAGCCAAAATCTCTAACCTGGGTCTCAAAGCAATTAacatgagcatttttttttttttttttgacaagaagATAGAAAGTAGAAAATCACCACATATAGTTCTTCTGATTGCATATCCCTGGCACCAATTTAAAGCAAAATTAGATTTCCATATGAAGTAAAATATAAGAAAGCAGTCAAAGCACTGAACAGAGTACAGAGAATTTCAAGGAAGAAAAACTGAGAGCTAGAGAGAGAATGGAATTGATGAAACTAGTATTTAACTAACTGAATGAATCTGTGAGACAACCTTACATAAATAGACTCCTAAACTACTTGCAGTTTAGCTAACAGTATTAACAGTATTACATGCTACTGTCGTTTAGAGCTTAATCAGCTcctttttgcttctttcttaTCTGTTTcgtttctttctcttcctttctgaTCTGTACAAATTTGATATAAGAACCCCAAAACTATAAGGCCTTGATGAACAAGAGCAAAATTAAAGTAATTGAAGTTATTCGAATTTTAATGTGCTTGAACTTGTACCTTTAAGATTCATTCGCAGCTCCTGACCAACTTCATTACCTGCAACAAAATGACAGTCAATTACCATCCTAAAATCTTTTCATGTGGtatcaaaatgatttttattttttttttggttctttgtaTGCAGAAAATTAAGTatgaattaagaagaaaaaaatatagttgCTTTTCATTTATGTATGTTAccatctaatatttttttaacaaggaTTGGGATGATTATGCCCGGGTAAGAATCTCCCATGATGTACAATGAATTTGGGGTGAAGCTTAAGCCACTGCATcataactcaaaatttaaaataaataggcCACTTGAGCAAAAAATTTCTCATTGTCACCCCTTTATATTTGTATCATCACTATAATTCCCATGTACCAAATTAAATCACGTTAttatatagtttttgatcacctTCAATAGAAATTCATAGAGTTATGCTACGGCCAATGTATCACTGATATTGTATCCTTCCAAACTTTTGCATAAAAGAATCTAGTGCCAACCGATTCATCCACAAATATTATATTAGcaacctgaaaaaaaaaatgaaggccATTTCTTTCGGTTTACATAAACACCTAATTAACCGTCAAATTGACAGCGTAATTTTCATGAAAACCTTATTATTGGAGGCTGCTAAAGTTTCGTACCTTTGTCCAGGAGTATGGGTTTAACTTTAATTTTGGTGAGTTGCTTTTGGACCTTTCATAGTCAAATGATAATGGACCTAAACATAAGAAAAGCctacaattaatatatatgtgtgtgtatatatatatattaattcttttactATGAGTCTTATTGCTTAACAAGCATTTCTTGGCGTTTCAAATGAAAACATACAGGTTGTAAATACTCCCTCCTcaattgtaattatcaaattaacaaaattcaGAGTAAACAATGGGTTTGGCTTAACTCTACTACATTTTTAATTGgacatatttttttgttttaaatatacaattgcaagtggtagtgagttttaattcacatcttttatttagttagtgggcAGTGGCAGAGCCTGAATTTGAGTTaagggtgggggggggggggatttatatataatacatgCATTTACACATTAtgcaaatatataatatttgagaccaatttgaaaaattaaaagttgtTTATTTAAATGCGAAGTggtatttaatataattatacaaaaaaaaaatctctacaaaaaaagtttattcataatattgtatttatctattgagatatttctcacatgagtgatctattttttattttttttttagagccaAAACTCAAGTTATGAATGAAACTATTAGTAGTTAGATAAATACTGAGTGCAATATATGTGAAttcctatttatttttgttaatgtgGACCtataaaatgttcaaattataatataaaaggGACATACTAAAAAATTCAGTACATGGCATGCTAGCGGAAAACTTCAAGTTTCTCAATGGTTCATTGAGAAGTTGTGCTCTGGTTTAAGACCAAAGAAATAGAGAGACATTtaataaacccaaaaacaaaaagttggCAGGATTATTTAATAATAACTAAGGGTATTTTTTAGGAGGGCCAAGGGGGCAACTATCCCCCCTTGATCCCTTGGCTTCACCCCTGTTAGCAGGTGATgtgacaatttctcattaaaataaaaggaaacttcttttaaaaaaatattaaaagtaagtcaaactctttttttttaattatattatttggaaaagaaaaaaaattaatgtgaagTGAGAGCATATTTTGAGTGTGAATTGGTTCGAGTTCTATCTTTTAAATTAATGTAAGCTTATACAACTAGCCCAAATTAGTTCCTTAAAAAAttgccattaaaaaattatatttatcacataaaaattctttaaaattaataaaaatatttttatattaatgatatctcattttttttttttcaaaaaaatctttttccattagttaatcaattaattgtatacttaatgacaattttttatttgaaatggTTGAAAGATCTGaattaatttgaaacttagaaaattaaattgaaccaaaataaagttaaaagaaCTAGAACGAATTTTAATGtttcttaattaataattaataagattGAATCAAACTGTGATCACACAACTGATCAGAATTCAGAAGTAACAAAACTAAAAGCTTTAGCTCACACCCagtttcaagtttgaaaggaagaTCACCCGAAAAGCCAGGAAGCCTATTGATGATCGACTACTCAGACTGTGATGATCATGCAACTGCGTTGGCAAAAGCCAAGAAATAAACTATGAACAACCACGTAATTGTGCTCATGCTTCTTCACTTCTGGTTCTGGAAAAGGTTAACTTAATTAACTGGGTTTCTTTTAATCGTTTGTATGTGAATATTAATTTGTGGTAATTATTAAGCTCGATCTCTATGACTCTATCTGGTTGTGGTCTCTAGTCTCTAGTAGATGGTATCAAAACTACCAATGAGTCAAAAAGGCCTCTGACTTCTATCCAACTTgttcagcttattttattagctacacttcaaacttcaaagtcaaTTTTGAGATGTCTCCTCCGCCTGTCATCGCTCTCTCCGTTTGTTAGTCTACggtttgtttattaattttaggtatatattttttttaatagttttacataaacaacatttttacacTATTTCGTGTCAAATCATAAGTTACAAGTTATTAATAGTTTTAATATGAacctatttataaaaattattttattatccaCCAATAACagcaaataataatatattgtctagaatttgttgaaaatgttgtgaatattgtatttctcatatatttgttttttagtcACCATTGTGTTTGTCCGAAGAAAGAgaattgcacttttcttgatggctaagattgaaagttaaaaaactttcttttttatcattctACTTTCTTAGCTTTTTCCTTTTACCATTGCATGGTGCACATGGTtcggattaaaaaaaaaagtacaagtcTATACAAGAGTTGAAAAGTATTGAGTAGGCAGGCGCAGTTAGAGGAAAATTTGTTTTATGTTAATAATGCATTAGCAAATTTCATAGAtgatttcataattattgaggtgtcaagtttattgataataaataataaagtaatgTTAATAATAAACCAAAGAGAACTAATATAAATCCATCAATTAAGTTGTTATGAAcaatgttttgaaaattactataTCCATAACATTGCTTACCTTACATATCATATACGTAGTATCACACTATTAGGAACCGAACTAGCTAGGATTTCAAGCTAGGAGGGCTGGagtataagtatatatatatatataattccaaataagcattcatttagtattaacaaattatgAACAAATATACATaacaaaatcattgttttttaatacattACAATACAAATTATACAATCATCTATTAACAAATACAGCGAcacaaatcaaagaaaaattatgtttatattAGCTCACAAAAAGAATAATTGTTGTCACTAAGTAAAGACAAATACAAGAATGTAGGTGATAtgcataatattttaattacaaattgaATAATTCCCAATTTATAGATTGATTAGTtatagcattaataagtcatcAATGTGTgacatatttaatttattacgGCTTTGTTTCCATCTAAAAAATAGTTggaatatttcctaaaaaataaaagttggagTACTGTATTAATTAGAAATAGTTAGAATtaatacaatatataaatttttcaaGCACGTGGTCTACTCACTGACTCCATCACTCACCCACCGTTCCGCCACTAGTACCAAcactatataaattttttgtaaagtttttattatattttgtgggtttgtttgggCTTACACgtggtttttttggttttatttgtgATGCTATTTGTGTTAGATTTTGGTTAAGGGCCAAGACTAGAGAGAGAAGGGCCCAAATTCTATTTCTTGAACCCAAAGCCCAGATATACATATTGGGTATCtaatacttgattttttttaatagcaaaCAATTTTATTACGAGCTTATGACAGATGGCTAGAACTTTCTCTCTCACATACTTTAGCTActaaagtaaatattttattcttgatAGATGTTTATTcttcattattaataaaataccaAATGTGctgtgttttgttttgaaatatcttaatattttcttttgaagatGTGACCTAAATATTCAGGCTACTAGTTTATACTAGATTTTtatagtaacaaaaaaaaaattagtatacttttttaaaaattactcattttttagaaaattttaacgTTGAAACAAATAGAGCACAAACATCATTAAAgtataactcttattaaatctATAGCTGGATATTACCAAAATTTACATTTCAAGAATaagtaagaaaaagaaaatctataaaagaaacataaatGAAAGATGTTAAAGCTGTCGAGTTTCATTGCTCTTTCATTGATTATACCAATAATACTAAAACGATTTTATTGAACTAGTGCTCGATCTCTCATACATAAATAGGCAAGAACACTATTGACTAGAGAGGATAGTAAGCAAACCACCTATTAACCATGGCAAAACATTCCTTAGGCTTGTACTCTGGAGCAGTGTGGCCCGCTCCCTACACAAAAGAAAGGCATATAATGGAGTTAGCTTTTGTAATTAGATGGGTACATCATTAGAGAAAAAGTATATATTGATTGGAATATCATTCTTGCCTTCACAGTTGCATATGTCAAccaactttttttataattatataccATCGTGTACCtacaaattataatggatatagataataatgaaatttaGGATTGAAAGAAACTTGATTTACTTCAACTTATGGCTTTAGAAAAATGGTAGGTGGCTGAGATTATAGAAGGTTCAAGTGGAAACCAACCCTGCAATTTGTCCATCAACAAACCATGGCTCCCAATTAGTGGCAATTGTCAAATTTAGAGACTCTATCCATGCATATGTAGAAATGTGTGGAATAACCATGTCATGATCACCACTGTGTTCaaaccaaagaaacaaaaatcagtGAAGTGTCTTATTTCAAGGGAAAGAAAATGATAAGTATGAAATATTCGAATTAGTTTCTAGAGATGTGATTCCCAATTGATTGCGTTACCTCTTGTAGTTGATGGAAATGACTTTTTAGTGAAGTTTCTTTCTATGAACCGATgagtattaaaatatttttcatttgaaatgCATACATTTCATTATTAGATTAGATATTATAAATCTAAAGATATATTCAatgttaaattatttaaaactttaaataacAACATTTTCATTGTTagatagagaaaggaaaatctTATCTATGAAATAAACAATCTCTATTTATGTAAATTAGGTTATAAAGTAAGGAAATTACCTATAAATCAAAATACGATACCCTTTCTTGATGAGGTTTCGATGGTATTCAAGAGTAGAAAAGACATCATCTGTGTAAGATAAACTTGCATTGCACCTTACCCACTCCCTTGTGGTCCCCTGGTTGTCatgcttgaaatttttggtaaaaatattcataaacttgatacctattattatttttggtagaaTTGTCATACCTCCCTAATGTGAAGAGCCCTTTGAACAGTTTCATTATTGGCCCAAATGTAAGAGAATATATAGTTATAACTCTACAAAAACAGAGAGCTGGTAAAAATGAGCCAAAATTGTACATGCTTACAATTATGATCCCCACACAAACAAATATTTACCCGGCACCATAGTTCAGGAACTTGAGTAAGAGAAAGGAGATGAATAGCTTCCTCTCCGAGAACGCTTGCATCCAGCTTTGATCCCACTGGTTTTGGGGATGTCAAACTACATGTAGGTTCCAATATTTGTCCcgtatatattttttgggtgCACTGAAAATTCATAGATAAATCAATGTCAATTCCTATAAAATTTGGTAAAGAGAACTCATATTATAAAGCCTTAGAAGTTAGAAGTGGTTGAGAGCTCACTCACATCTGTCACATTATGAAGATCATTTACGCATAGTGTATTTTTTGGATCAACATTTATATACTCGCCCTTGCAATTCGTTTTGGTTGACTTGATATTAAgagaaaaaacacacaaacaccaAGGAATTTGATTCGGTTAACCCTTTTGCATTGAGAGCTCAATTGAATTTCATAGTAGAGTATATATAAGCTAGCAAAAACACCTCATATAGTTTCTGTGATATAAGTGCCTTCATGTAAGCAAAGGGGATTCTGTAGTTGTAGTCATCATGTGGGATTGTGGCTGGGTTACCAAGCACGTATCCCTGTATCcaattcaaagaaaatttaCTTCAACAAAACTCTAAAACTACAAGGCATTAATAAACAtgaattatctcaaaaaaatttaaattttctcaattCTAATGTAAGTACTTACTTGGAGATTCATAGCTGGCTTAACCCCAGCTTCGTTACCTATAGAAAAACCATGCTTCATTAGTGAAAAAGAGGTAATACATACTTCAAACGTAGTAATAAATAAGTAATACACATAACCTTTCAATTTATCAAATATATGGAATTATATGACTAGTGACTACAATTACATTGGAAAATTTTCCACCTTAAATTATATTATCATTTGCAATGTCCTTATTAAACTTTATTTGTGCCATCAAATTTTGGTAGTGACATATGCCAAATAGGGATTGGCTTGTACTTAATGGAAAATACAAATTCAGCACACAATTCCTCGTGCACAGGAAACCAAATTGACCTTTCCGAGTTGGATCGGTTTTGGTTGTTGTAGCGAAGAGGTTTTGATTTAAGGCCTGTTAAGTTGTCGATCAAACAGCCTTTTACCACAACATTTAATATTTATCATCACATTGCGATGCCTCGCTACAAAAGTCTCACAaatatccatcaaatttaatCTTAACTTCCACGTGCATATTTGCATactacacttttttttaggaGATAGTTGCATACTACTTGATTATGAATAAGGGGCTTAGCTTCTATCTAGACCTCTAGTGCACTGGATCCACTGCAATCATGACACATGTCCATTTTTGGACATGTGCCATGATCGCAATGGATCCAATGTCACAAAACACTGGACAAAAGCCACACCcataaataacaacaacaacccaCATAGGTTGATTATATTTCATAtgataatataattagtaaAGGTGTGCAAAGATTAGATTGAGTTAGGTTGGACAATGTTTTCAACTCAACTTGACCTTATCGGGTCAAGATAGTCTTAATCCATCATAGTGTAAAAACCAACTTAACCCAACCCAAATGGGTTGAGTTGGGTCGGGTTTGATTTCTTAGTTGAGATTAAATATTTCATCTCTTGTTTAAAAATGGGTtttcatcaattatttaaaccaaattttcaataaattattacaaatcgCATATTATGTGCAAATTGAAttccaaattcatcaaaattataatttttaaaacaccaATATAAATCAATAAGCTAATGATAAATATATACTCAAACCTACAACTTAGAGGATTAAATACTCAAATTTAAAGTTTAGGAGAGACGTCAAAATTAGTCTAAggttaaaaatataatttatataacaaTCATTATGCTGATATTAGTAATGATAAGAATCTTCATTCACAAAACTTACCATCGGATATTTTCTGAACAATAATTGGGACAACTATGCCTGAATAAGAATCACCAGCAACGTAGAGTTGATTTTTGTGGAATGCTGGATGAGCCAAAAGCCACTGTGTCACAACCCAAAAGATTAAACAAATTTTGGCATTAGCATTTGCATGTTTAAATTCCTTGAATTAAGTCTAGAATTACTACACAAGGTTGAGTATTAAAGATACCTTAAACCCAATAGTTTAGTCTAACCAAAACATGCCTAGCAAACCCAAtaaattgatttaaaataataataattacaatatgctgttGACTCTATAGGGAACCTTTTCTTACCTAAACTCCCaaatattttgtgcataaaTATGTGTCAATTAAGTTATAAGATAGCTTAGCCTAATAAAATGACATAGATTTACAAGTAACAACACAATAACAAAATTGTCTAGCATGCctatttaaaaataactaaCATATATAGGTTAGGCAAAgtaatcttttctttttggctccTTTGTACACGAACCCAGactcctctcctctcctctattgttgcttctctctctctctctccaaagctcatttacatatatatatacacacacacacactcagaACAACAAGAAAACAACACTCCGATCTACATCCACAAATCATTGAATAACCTAAAAGCCCAAATTTTCATCCAATTAAAACGAAAACAAATTCATTCCAGTAGTAGTATTGGGTCAAACCAAAATCTCGAGTACGGTCATGATCGATGTCCTCCCCTTCTACAACAACGATGAGGTGGCCTATGGTCGTGTCAGACCAAAAATTCATGTATATGATGTCACTAGTGTGGTGGATGGATGGCCACAAAGGCAAAGGCAAAGGCAAAGGCAAAGGCAAAGGGGAACTTATTAGAAACTGTGAGGTGGCTATGCCAAGTGTGATGAAGGgtggagagaaagagatagagagagactccaaaagaaatttaaaaatcaagaagaaaatattttaataaaataaaataataaatgacgaattagatgtgattttattatattttatatatatatatatatatatatatatatatattgataatttaatagtttGATGTGAGTTCTACTTCAGAGtaagcaaaatagaaaaaatagtttCTTAAACTAggattttgttataaaaaaaaaaaattggcaatgcTAATGCATAGACTCTAATCATGCATAATAGAAACCAAAACTCAAACTGGGTTGTTCACGACCTTAGCCCAAATTTTATGagtgatttttgtattttaggaCTTTAAAAGTATTTGCACTAGACAATGCAAACTTGTCTCAatttaccaccgcacacccttggtgcaatggtcactctacaagtataagtgtttataGGTTCGAGTCTCCAGAAagttaaaaatgtgtaaatttgcaAAGTTACAATAACCATATAAATAAGTTACTGAAACTTTGTAtataattatgataatttttttctcttaactcTTGTCTcatcaaattctctctctctatgaagataataataaaaatataatataaaatgattatttcaATAAAGTTGAATGtataataaatatgaaaatagataaagaaaaaaattgcaactATGACTTGacaattgtattaaaaaaaatgagtaagtTACTGTCATAGACTTATAGACTTATTGATGGCTAGTATTCAAAGACTCTCTTACCGATCATTCTagcatatttaaaatattactcACACAGTTAGtttcagttagttcaactggtaaaattttagcataagagatttggggttcaattatcacctacactaaaaactaattagtgtcttagtctgatgataaaaagttatcatttAGAGTGAATaacataggttgaaactctctttcaAAAATATTACTCACACTATTCTACCAATatttttaggttctaaagatttagtattaaatatttagaatcattgatgtattatgttggcaaattaagaacaaaacatgtctagtctagGTGTTTAGGCAATGCCTAAATAAGGGTGTTTCAAGGTTTGAAGGCCAGCtaattgcaaaaaaaagaagtgaagtTCTACCtttctcgaccgatcgaaaatcgcaaacacaattttttgcaaattttttaaacaaGCCCAAACCAAtgaaaatgtttagggtttgatctaaacttctccacatataaaagggaaaccctaaCCACGTTTTGAGGGTGCTGAagaagacttgtgtgttactctttatgagatttgagaggttttATACattctaactacacaagaatcTACCGAAACCAAAACTACAATCAAGCATTGGTAGAACATAGTTACTGCATCAAGATCAACAAGTGAAGGTGAtatgaaacctttgagtgagatctcaaagtcacaagcaaggcGGCTTGTGTTGCTATAAATTAATCCAAAAAGAGAAGGAATCCGTGGATTCGGAGTTTGCATATGGTCATGTCAATAAGTTACTACTGGAGGTAACATtaaatttagggttaaatcttttataaaaactttaattctcttatagtggatttggtttaccttgaggattgctaggtcaaatcctccctaggtttttaccttaaaatggttagtttcattagttttcctagatcatcatattgcggtgttatttacttttccacatCTCTGCATAATATGATTTACTtatgtttaacctagatctgataATTAATGTAAGTCatcacttggttaataaattaggttaaactatctggtttaaggggtctaaacgaacatacaaatataaatacaaaagtcaaccaaaatattaaacaattaataatattatgtatTCTGCCAAATTATTTTCACTTGAGTCAGTGAGTgctctttttgttttctaaaacaaaatattttcccCTATATCTAAGTTTGTTCTCTCATACAACAAAGGGAACAAGTGTTAAACGCACCTTCCTGAGAAAAGAATAGGTTTGTGCTGCTGATATGGTATCAGTGATGCTGTATCCTTCCCAACTTCTTGCATATGAGAATCCAGTGCCGACGGGTGCATCAACAAATATTATGTTCGCAACCTAGAAGAGAATCGTCATCAATTTTCAAAGAATATATCAACCACATAATTAGCctttaaaatatagaaaacaaGGCAACCAAAATCTCATACCTTTGTCCATGAGAATGGGTTTAATTTAAATGTGGGTGAATCCCTACTGGAAGTGTCAAAGTCAAATGACAATGGACCTACAAGAAAGTATGGAACCAATCAAATCTTTGATTAAGGAGAGAGTATATAAAGAACTTACCAATCATCTCTTGGCCCAACGATACTGAGAGGccgaagtttttttttttttctcaaatgaCTTGAGACATAAGGTTGTACATCCAGCTCACCAATATAACAAAGCctataaacccaaaaatttgAGTTGGTTTTCCATGGGTTGAATTTTTAGAATTGGTTGGGACAAGCTAGCTTTGATAATGACATGAAAATCATAACAAGAccaatcatctctctctctctctctctctctctctctctctctctctctatatatatatatatatatatatatatatatatatatatatatatatatatatatatataaagtcaaaCCTAAGAGAAAATTCAGTAGATCtccaattagagtctaattttatgTTATGTATTTCATCCAGTCTTCTTAATTTTGGTGCAACTATTTACCACAATTCAAAAATCAAGGAgtccaatttaattttcttaattttttgtgttgaacgagtttttttttttttcttttaatactaTGTATTTTGTGTTGAATGAGTTATTAAGTGTGAAATTCATAGAATGCAAATTAATAAACCTTAAAAGAAATCACTATCATtgattctttattattattattattattattattattattattattattattattattattattcaatagTATTTGGACGAActaaaattgagaatttcatgaattgtaatttaaattatttttttatataaatatacaaaCATTACATATAAACttggtaaaattttaatatgaattTAGTTATACTTATTTGTAAATGTATTTTATGCATATACATTAGGTTATAAGctaatttcaaa
The sequence above is drawn from the Castanea sativa cultivar Marrone di Chiusa Pesio chromosome 5, ASM4071231v1 genome and encodes:
- the LOC142633536 gene encoding serine carboxypeptidase-like 1 isoform X2, with amino-acid sequence MATPLTPNPAYKCMTKLFSRVLVIVIFLAIIESQSIIETLPGYSGSLPFKLETGYIGVGDLDDVQLFYYFIESERSPRDDPLVLWLTGGPGCSAFSGLVYEIGPLSFDFDTSSRDSPTFKLNPFSWTKVANIIFVDAPVGTGFSYARSWEGYSITDTISAAQTYSFLRKWLLAHPAFHKNQLYVAGDSYSGIVVPIIVQKISDGNEAGVKPAMNLQGYVLGNPATIPHDDYNYRIPFAYMKALISQKLYESTKTNCKGEYINVDPKNTLCVNDLHNVTDCTQKIYTGQILEPTCSLTSPKPVGSKLDASVLGEEAIHLLSLTQVPELWCRSYNYIFSYIWANNETVQRALHIREGTTREWVRCNASLSYTDDVFSTLEYHRNLIKKGYRILIYSGDHDMVIPHISTYAWIESLNLTIATNWEPWFVDGQIAGERATLLQSTSLRNVLPWLIGGLLTILSSQ
- the LOC142633536 gene encoding serine carboxypeptidase-like 18 isoform X3, which codes for MATPLTPNPAYKCMTKLFSRVLVIVIFLAIIESQSIIETLPGYSGSLPFKLETGYIGVGDLDDVQLFYYFIESERSPRDDPLVLWLTGGPGCSAFSGLVYEIGPLSFDFDTSSRDSPTFKLNPFSWTKVANIIFVDAPVGTGFSYARSWEGYSITDTISAAQTYSFLRKWLLAHPAFHKNQLYVAGDSYSGIVVPIIVQKISDGNEAGVKPAMNLQGYVLGNPATIPHDDYNYRIPFAYMKALISQKLYESTKTNCKGEYINVDPKNTLCVNDLHNVTDCTQKIYTGQILEPTCSLTSPKPVGSKLDASVLGEEAIHLLSLTQVPELWCRSYNYIFSYIWANNETVQRALHIREGTTREWVRCNASLSYTDDVFSTLEYHRNLIKKGYRILIYRERATLLQSTSLRNVLPWLIGGLLTILSSQ
- the LOC142633536 gene encoding serine carboxypeptidase-like 7 isoform X1, yielding MATPLTPNPAYKCMTKLFSRVLVIVIFLAIIESQSIIETLPGYSGSLPFKLETGYIGVGDLDDVQLFYYFIESERSPRDDPLVLWLTGGPGCSAFSGLVYEIGPLSFDFDTSSRDSPTFKLNPFSWTKVANIIFVDAPVGTGFSYARSWEGYSITDTISAAQTYSFLRKWLLAHPAFHKNQLYVAGDSYSGIVVPIIVQKISDGNEAGVKPAMNLQGYVLGNPATIPHDDYNYRIPFAYMKALISQKLYESTKTNCKGEYINVDPKNTLCVNDLHNVTDCTQKIYTGQILEPTCSLTSPKPVGSKLDASVLGEEAIHLLSLTQVPELWCRSYNYIFSYIWANNETVQRALHIREGTTREWVRCNASLSYTDDVFSTLEYHRNLIKKGYRILIYSGDHDMVIPHISTYAWIESLNLTIATNWEPWFVDGQIAGYTMVYNYKKSWLTYATVKGAGHTAPEYKPKECFAMVNRWFAYYPL